The Anastrepha ludens isolate Willacy chromosome 2, idAnaLude1.1, whole genome shotgun sequence DNA window caaatggaagaaggagctcagccaaactcctaacagaagtgtacgcgactattatttattttttattttttatgatgtttTCATTAACCTTCTGAAATCTTAATTAATTTGTGCTAGTAATCGGTAagaatttttattcatatactttttgttcaaataaataaacaaataaaaataagttttatgtATAAAAGCTCGATTGTCGGAGATATATTCACAACAGTCCAGCTCatgtaaatcttaatatttttacgaAATATTTCTATGGACgtcttaaaatatattaattaaataactcCGATAAGAAAACAGTGccgatttttcttttgtatggAGAATAATGCATCGTAAAATTCATACTATGTGTTctaaaattatatgtatgtatatagtagccgtatctaaaatatatttgtaaatatgcaAGTCgctgttaaaaaaaagaaattcccgCTTACAAGTATTGCTTAAATTTTAAGTATTGCTCAAAATGCTTATCAACAATCACTGTGAAGTAGTTTCATGCAAATTCTCTTTTTTCCCGCTCTCCCTCTTTCTCTGTGGGcatgtaaatgtaaatttttttctttatttaaagctGCTTATGCTGGCtcttatgttttaaaaatgctgTATTAACCAACACCATGAAATAAGATTTATCTATGCCGCTATTTAAGCCTCTCTCATTCCCTCCACAGATGTCGCTCTCCACCAATCGGCCACTCTACGAAGAGGAATGGTTCCACGGCGTGCTGCCTCGCGAAGAAGTCGTACGGCTACTCAACAACGATGGTGATTTCTTAGTGCGCGAGACCATACGCAACGAAGAGAGTCAAATTGTGCTGAGTGTTTGCTGGAATGGACACAAGCATTTCATTGTGCAAACAACCGCCGATGGGCATTTTCGTTTCGAAGGTCCACCATTTCCCAGTATTCAAGAGCTCATCATGCACCAATATCAATCGGAGTTACCGGTGACGGTGAAGTCGGGTGCCATTTTGCGACGTGCCATTTGCCGCGAACGTTGGGAGCTGAGCAATGATGATGTGGTGCTGCTGGAGAAAATCGGCAGAGTGAGTTGGCAGAGCGGTTATgcgatatgcatacatatgcacttagtATTATATTCATGAATGCGAGAATAGAAGATTATGCATATTGAAGTAGAAAAATGAGCGTAATTTTATGTTGACGCTATTGTAGATGAAGTGGTTAAGAGAGCTAAGAAGACAGTCTCAAATTACGAAGTTTCGCAAGCAAACATGAAAAGTTAGGTTATATTATTGTACTTGTATACAAGCAAGTTATTTGAGAAGAGagcaaatagtaaaaaaaaagtttgcaaacaAAATAATGTAATCAAAGCTCTACAGTTACGCCAGCTCAACAGCTGATTGCATCAAATTCACTGAGTGCCAAGCAGCGGTATGCGCAATCTTCTGTATTCTCCCAGCCATAtcctataaatgtatgtatatcaattttttatggTTACTGATTTGATTCATTTCCCTTGTAGGGCAATTTCGGTGATGTTTATAAGGCGAAATTGAAGTCAACCAAACAGGATGTCGCTGTGAAAACCTGCCGCATGACCTTGCCCGATGAGCAAAAGCGCAAATTTTTGCAGGAGGGACGCATCCTAAAGCAATATGATCATCCGAATATTGTCAAATTAATCGGTATTTGTGTACAGAAGCAGCCGATTATGATAGTCATGGAACTCGTGCCGGGTAAGTTAAAAGGAAACATCATTTAGAGGCATATCACGTATCACAGGCAGCTCACAgagcaaaaaaaggaaaactgtcaaaaaacagctgttgaaaaaccactttaCTATAGCTAAtcacattttttgtaaaagaaaaaaagaaaaagtattttggTAGGAATAGTTACTATTAACTGAATGAGGGCTTTAAAcgcaaaattaaggaaatattGTATTATGAATGTATTACAGCAGGATTCGATTCGCTATCGACTCACCTTTTTCATTGAACGCTCTTATAGACACCCACAAATACAACGCTTATGTGTACTCATCCACGAACTGTATTTTCATCATTGTTGACTGTACCTCATATATTCAGGGTCcggcattcgaagtgtaaccaattaaaaagaccataaatttagtttggacaattgattttattcaattcaaagtaagacatgtgtgaaaataatacaaaattaagaatcaatttacttttgctcgatatgaccacctttgccttgactatggccttgagaaacgaatcgcaaactgaccgaatgtgacttggaggtattttggcccactcgcaggcttttttcagcacctcgagactggtgagtcTTTTActtcggaccttgctcttcaAAATGACCCCaaggaataatccatcggattcgcgtctgatgaatttgagagccatttgtGTGGACCTTAtgaattttgaaactttgttcTTTAGCCATtcctggttcactcgagcttcgtcagacggtgccgagtcctgcgTTTTCAGAGTTAGTTCCTCATTTAGTTCCGTTTTCAGAAATAAGATTGATGGGTGGTATGAATAACTCTCAAATGGATTTCAAATTAAACTGTAAATTGGTGTTGGAGAATGCAAGGGTATTACACTTACACATCCTCTTtcagaattaataaatattgctCATGTGTTCAGAGTTATGTTGTACGGTGTAATATGTGATAAATGCCATATaaagatttatttatattactcatacaaatataaaatctgcattaatcattttttgatttcaggtgGCTCATTGCTGAATTATTTGCGTAAGAACTCAAATGCGTTGACGACACGGCAACAAATGGGCATGTGTCGAGATGCGGCGGCCGGTAAGTATAATAGAACTTGgaatctttaaatatgtatgaatgcataAATATCAAGCGACGTGTTTGGATTTTATGGAAGAGGATACAAAAATGACTGCTATTCTCTCACAAGTTTTCCGCCGTCAAATTGCTATTAGCTTAAACAGATCCCAAGCTGGAACTGCTGCCTCCGCTGATGAACATTCTGGTGGTTATAAAGTATGGAATCGTCTCTCATTCTTCGTGGCAGTGCCTGTAGTAGGTCTTTGCATGTTGAACGCCTACTTGTAGGATCAGGAAGATCATGACCATCCTCGTGCGCAGCAAAAGCGTATTCCATAATCCACACGCCAACCcactttataatttataaacaatgaTTTCGATTGACAAATAAATGTAATgcgaatggtaaaaaaaaatcaaagcaacaCCAATTTTAAAGCATTGGTCAAATGGAGTTTATGGTCGATTCACCCTAATGAAAAATTTCCATGCGAAAGCAAGAACAAAATTATccagcaagattcgccgctagcgagtatggtcatACCTCACTGCTAACGCTTCCCaattgctaacgcttggcgaaaagaagaggccttgtGTTTCCTCACTTTTTAAGACAAGTCAAGCTTAAGGTGTTGATACAATGCACGTTTGCTTTGCTTGGCCTAatttccaaaattaatatttataataaggttaggttaggtatatcTGGCTGATCTAAATATATCTCACATAGACCACAGGGTCCGTAGTGTTACCATGGTTTTTGGAGTCGTGTTAAACACAGTTCGAGATACTTGCcttggcgagttttaataaacagtttaaagtTTAGTCTGCAATATCCCTGAGAGATGAAAAGTATAACGATCCGAAGCAGTTATAATGAGTTCTGCTCCAAGTAGAGCAGTAACAAAGGAGTTGTTCTCACGTACTCCTCTTTATTCTTCGCATAAGTTACACGCGTCGTTCTGGACCAATCCCAATTTAGCTGCGTGATGTGGAGTGAGACAAAGTCCCGTCGGTACTCCAACCAAATATGGTTGTTGTTGCGTTGCAAGTTCGTAGCATTATCGAGGCTTCCCACATAGACTGTTCTTCCAGAGTTAGTTCCTCGTATAGTTCTTCAAAAgtcttcaaaactgagagtgagGGATACATGCATATGTTCCGATGTAAACGAGTACCTACCTTAGCAAGTTCGTCCACTCCCTCATTTCGCTCTATTCCCTTGTGCCCTGGTATAGGTACATTAATTTGTGGCCTGCCTATTATCGGAGAGCTCCTCCATTTTGAATCTACAATGTTGCACGAATTCCGGGCTAGTCATTACAGTCACTCCTGTTTTAatagcagcttgactatcgatgAAGATGTTTGTAATAGGTCGAGTGGAGTAAATTCCTAAAGACAGCCGCGCCTACTCCTTTCGTCAGTCGGATCCATCTGTAAGGAAATTGAGAGCCCCTTGGCCTCTTGCCAAAGTTTACTTGCCAAATAACCTTCCGACCTTCTGACCTTCCGCTTATATCGTGTGACCAAAAAGCGTTTGTGAGAATTGTCCAGCCATCCCCAGTCTTAGTGCAAATCTTTTGGCTGGCTGAGTTTCTTACTACAAATTTGATTGGGTGCCAGCCGAGAAGTCTTTCTATTGGCGCTGTTGGAGATGTGCTAATAATTATTAAACTTTATCAAATGGCCACTTTGTTTCAGTCGCCTGAAACACTCCAAAACTTCGAATAGTGAAATTCCATTCAGCAGCGTTTTGCGGTCTACGCCATTTAAATTTCTTGCGTTGGCTTATTTGGAAGTGAGCAAAGCCCCTTCAACTtcgtgtgaaaataaaaattaattagtatagaatacatacacatacatatgtatatatgcatatattttctaaattaatGCTATTAAACTATtgccttttgtttttgaattttcaggcaTGCGCTACCTAGAATCCAAGAATTGCATACATCGAGATCTCGCAGCACGCAATTGTTTGGTTGATTTTGAAAATCAAGTAAAAATCTCCGATTTTGGcatgtcacgcgaagaggaagagtataTTGGTAAGTGGAAACGAAAAATTGTATCGTTAAGattagcaaaaatttatttatacgaCGCTTACCAATACAAACACACAGGTAATTTACCATTTTACTCACATTTTGCACTTTTCTGAAAGGTTACCCGAGTGAGTATTGGTAATCTAATAGAGTAAACGAGCAGGAATagctaaaattatttaaatcagtGCACCAAGTGGTGTGTAATGCATTATAAAAATGCCGTTAGGCAAAGAAAATGGAATTTCATTTTGCTCAGTTACCGTTAGCACCCAGAATTaagatttgaattttatttttacagtttCCGATGGCATGAAGCAGATACCTGTTAAATGGACAGCGCCGGAGGCATTAAATTTCGGCAAATACACCTCACTGTGTGACGTTTGGTCCTACGGTATTTTAATGTGGGAAATTTTCTCCAAAGGTGATACACCCTACTCGGGCATGAGTAATTCACGAGCACGTGAGCGAATCGATGCAGGTGAGTAATAATAACGAAATACTCGCATAACTATTGCGCTCTAGTACAAGTACAATAGAATAAGACAGTGCTTGGTTggttaagagtggaaataaaaacgatgttagcaattacaaACCGATTTTGAAGCTTTCGTccgtctcaaaactttttgaggtagctgtgaatgataagttatattatattaagctGTCAAaagcctaatatctaccaaccagtatggtttcgttgcaagtcgctccactgtccttaatttgtctattttcaatgattactgcatttcagccttccagaacagatctcaagatgatacaatttatacagacttctctaaagcgtttgacaaagtagcgcaccgaatactcttgtcgaagcttgcgtcattgggtatacactccacgtttttgtcgtggactgcgttgtagccgttgatagtacgacatcccgtgcatttattgcgacCTGTGGTGTCCCCCCAGGAAatattctaggaccccttctttttattctctttattaacgatattggttcatggttttcttttgctgaacacttgttgtatgctaatgatcttaaaatatttgcggtgattaagaGTGTTaatgactctgaaaagttgcaaaccgacttgcacaatgtccggaactggtgctatttaaaccgtttgtcactaaatataagccaatgctttcacgtaaaatatgataaatcaaataatactttgcatacttcgcttgctggcttacctttgcaatccgttgaggaaattaaagacttaggcgttattttcgattctaagctgaatttcactagccatgttaaccacgtcataagacgatcatatgcgatgctcgcattcgtacgccgaaattgttctgcatttaccaacccacacactctcaaaactttgtattgtgcttttattagatctagattagagtatgccgctgttatttggagaccgtaccaaataggtctgtctattcggattgagagagttcagaaagtttttcttcgttttgcgctacGATCTTTAAACtcttctgaacctgtaccatcggaccgctctcgatgtttattgattgacttaaaaccccTTGATAGCAAatgatctattctatcgtgctcatttattattcgtatcatttctggatctattgattgtccttcccttttaagtaaaattcaatttaatatacccaatatgaggctccgacagtacgaaacctttaaaattggcttctcgagataaatatgtttttcaattcttctggtgctgatattacatggccgtatggcatcttagtcaaccatctgaaatcgtttttttcttagtaactactaaactattgtacattagcttaacatagtctgtaagaatgtatccattcaaagacaaataagtaaataaataaaaataataataacacagacTGTTCTATTTAACTACCGAGTTGTAGGCCCCGGCAGCTAGTACTCGTTCTAGTATTAGTTTtagtattataaagggtggttaagtttcaagggccggtgttgattttgaataaaatacaatttttttaagaaattattgtcatttctctttattatgataatattgctaTAGCTGAATTACGCATGGAGTAAAATATTGGCCCAagggccgccgcggcctcggcggcacacctccatccgatggtccaaattttcgatgacgctgaggcataattgaggttctatgccgttaatgtgccgaattatctcatcctttagctcttgaattgttgctggcttctCGACGTagatacaccttttctttcaaataacccccaagaaagaagtccaacgttgTCGTTGACATTTCGGTGTGATTCACATTCAGcgtcggcccttgaaatttaaccaccctttatattaattctaataaataaataaataattattggcTTGCAGCTAAGCTGCCGCCATCCTTTgggatgcaataaataaataaaatggaataaataaaaatatattaataaaattagaatCGATTCTAAAACATTTCTCCTCACTTGCAGGTTACCGCATGCCAGCGCCTGAAAACACACCGCCCGAAATGTATCGGCTCATGTTGAAGTGCTGGGCTGCCGAAGCAGAGTCACGACCACATTTCGATGAGATCTATAATGTCGTGGATGCACTGATCATACGTTTAGATAATAATcattaacaacaacagcaacaacaacaacaacagcaacactaTCAAATGGAAATTCGATGCAAATGCAAGCAAATACTATAAAATCTCTAATTATTTTCAtactacatatttgcatatacatacatatatacatatataagaagaagaagaagaagaataagataTATACTATAAGTATGTGCGTTTGTATAGATTATAAGAGAAGAGTAAGAAAATCGAATTGTGCTAAAATccatttacacacatacatacatacatacagttaaggtgatatacatttatttatacattaaggCATTAAGGCgttatacatgcatgcatacagacATGCATAGGCATGCACTATAAAATGCGTGggaagaaaatcaaattttatattttgtaatgcatacatacatacatacatacatacgtattttaaGGCTCTTATTCCTACTCAAATTTTACATAAagaaatgtacatacatttatgtatataactacgagtaagtacatacatacatacctacctacTTTTGAATGTATTTAGCTAACAAAAGTCGTAGCCGCTCTGGAATACCGCTCTGCTACCACTACTCAAACGCTACATAAGTGACTAAATAATTGTAATGCCGCGCAGctgtgtaaataattaaaatgcgaaaatggaagctacctatgtacatacatgcatacacacatacacgcatacatatatacgtacatccGTCtgtacgagtgtgtgtgtgtgtattttaggTGCACTTCATTGcagttttgtaaatttaattttttcgaaatttattgctgctagaaaataaattttcgagaTTATCTGTATCCTCGATGTgccaaaaaaggaaaacaaaacgaaaagcgAATGTAAACATAAGCATTAATGTCGATTTGTGTTTATGTTTatgttattttgtttgttaagagaaacaaaaagttaataatttagATTATTAAGCTCAACTACGACATACAACAGATCACTGAGCGGGTGAAGGTTGTCTTGTGCCGATTTACACACAGAGACATCTGAAAGGAAGACTCTGGAAATTCTCGTTTAATGTCTTATTCACGATATACAAATTCAAAAGCATAAATGGTGTGGGAGTAATGGCAGTTAGTAACGAAAATTGATCAAATGATCCTTGCATACCTTTCTAGTGTCAAGCGATTAGCAACTCTtccaggaaaaaacaaaaaaaaaacaaaaaaaaaaatacataaataatcgTAACAGAAAATTGGATCCCTGAAATACTTATTTGATAAATATTGGGTATTTCTTTTGATGCTTCATTCGCcgtcacacgggcaaaattgtt harbors:
- the LOC128855303 gene encoding tyrosine-protein kinase Fer isoform X7, with the translated sequence MSLSTNRPLYEEEWFHGVLPREEVVRLLNNDGDFLVRETIRNEESQIVLSVCWNGHKHFIVQTTADGHFRFEGPPFPSIQELIMHQYQSELPVTVKSGAILRRAICRERWELSNDDVVLLEKIGRGNFGDVYKAKLKSTKQDVAVKTCRMTLPDEQKRKFLQEGRILKQYDHPNIVKLIGICVQKQPIMIVMELVPGGSLLNYLRKNSNALTTRQQMGMCRDAAAGMRYLESKNCIHRDLAARNCLVDFENQVKISDFGMSREEEEYIVSDGMKQIPVKWTAPEALNFGKYTSLCDVWSYGILMWEIFSKGDTPYSGMSNSRARERIDAGYRMPAPENTPPEMYRLMLKCWAAEAESRPHFDEIYNVVDALIIRLDNNH
- the LOC128855303 gene encoding tyrosine-protein kinase Fer isoform X6, whose amino-acid sequence is MSSSALSSCSSSQLLTSPTQIIGPPVAPARKKRPKSFILMSLSTNRPLYEEEWFHGVLPREEVVRLLNNDGDFLVRETIRNEESQIVLSVCWNGHKHFIVQTTADGHFRFEGPPFPSIQELIMHQYQSELPVTVKSGAILRRAICRERWELSNDDVVLLEKIGRGNFGDVYKAKLKSTKQDVAVKTCRMTLPDEQKRKFLQEGRILKQYDHPNIVKLIGICVQKQPIMIVMELVPGGSLLNYLRKNSNALTTRQQMGMCRDAAAGMRYLESKNCIHRDLAARNCLVDFENQVKISDFGMSREEEEYIVSDGMKQIPVKWTAPEALNFGKYTSLCDVWSYGILMWEIFSKGDTPYSGMSNSRARERIDAGYRMPAPENTPPEMYRLMLKCWAAEAESRPHFDEIYNVVDALIIRLDNNH